The Eublepharis macularius isolate TG4126 chromosome 11, MPM_Emac_v1.0, whole genome shotgun sequence genome includes a region encoding these proteins:
- the LOC129337675 gene encoding titin-like produces the protein MLVEAQVQTSNLEMPPSQTDIHVQTSFSDYMSEKEDTSSIDTEQQSKRSPSQLSEMDFSTLYPLYTDAEVQTLPVAIPPGNDWRSARLKAAAQVQTSNISLEKPVPLPQGVILVQPSKLKLDKGEELEAPLAIEEKSFPSEPIEIGVQTSDPEILEKDKWRSSRLQSDAQVQTSTIELLKKLSVLSQIETMESPSRTELLKKVSSLSVTDPHMQLQRKPSSLSESVDQVQVLNSELLKMRPSSAQVIPTSGYEPAGKLQLSTPTREVQVQTSDLELLKKLSSSSLIEPQGRTSVTDLHKYSSLSLVETMDGNQEEVIEGRDYLITPQIMEAQIRKWYHEFPEVQIASQAPVQREPLVSLTVDSEVQTSSVEIPQGNKWRASRLQADAELQTSEHELAVGEGEPCHQSWNDTQTQTSLLEIWQARGAADAQIQTADFDLARTETEVPPPLVIDSQVQTSSFDISKAEERADVQTQTSVTELPKQVTESPPTEQIERQAQTSFLEIWKAKEPDEVQEKKSEFLVRKEENSPLHTDVEVQTSVPDMWREKEKADRQAQTSLLEIPAAQEELPQSSQTDAVVQTSDVEIPTGSTWRASRLHTDVQLQTSMLDMKEAELESPPPSQMDSQVQTSLLDIWRTKDLRDSRAQTSQTDVEISLEEPPLPPQPEDVVQFPTLETDKTPPPSQLDSEAQTSFPDIWKAKEVSDSLAQTSEMDMSESLEEPPLPSQSENVVQLPTPETTKSPPPSQPETEAQTSFIDIWKAKELGNAQIQTSQMDLPKSMEDPLLQSRPESPVQIATPESQPPEQLNPEKQTSLLEMWKEREPMESFELPKSSPSPTGTRAQSSQLDLQTLDAPPSAQMLSSKTDLASATPESTVPASPVCLPTSASVEAALPAQTQEPISLLEVWSSRQEAEVQKQTADLGLPFDEDSPLFPMLLESQEEKRPEQMSSVEKKPKPPLFTEAQVQTSFVEIPKGKKWRTSRLCTEAQVQTSFPDLRVKDRIPALQKMVSDHVPSRRVPKGPKRAAPVSVHLHVKMSPKRRTSIEKK, from the exons ATGTTAGTTGAGGCCCAGGTACAAACTTCAAATCTTGAAATGCCTCCTTCGCAAACAGACATCCATGTTCAGACTTCGTTTTCAGACTATATGTCAGAAAAAGAAGATACATCATCCATAGACACTGAGCAACAGAGTAAGAGGTCTCCTTCTCAGCTGTCAGAGATGGATTTCAGCACATTGTATCCCTTATACACTGATGCTGAGGTGCAAACATTACCTGTGGCAATACCACCTGGGAATGACTGGCGTTCTGCACGGCTTAAAGCTGCTGCCCAGGTACAAACATCGAATATTTCACTAGAAaagcctgttcctctgccacaaGGTGTAATACTGGTGCAACCTTCAAAGCTCAAGTTAGATAAAGGAGAGGAGTTGGAGGCCCCTCTTGCCATAGAAGAGAAGTCTTTCCCATCTGAACCGATTGAAATTGGAGTACAGACATCTGACCCTGAGATTTTGGAAAAGGATAAGTGGCGTTCGTCACGATTACAGTCTGATGCACAAGTCCAGACATCAACTATTGAACTGCTAAAGAAGCTTTCTGTGCTGTCACAGATTGAAACAATGGAATCCCCTTCCCGTACTGAATTACTGAAGAAAGTTTCTTCCCTGTCAGTGACTGATCCGCACATGCAATTACAGAGGAAGCCTTCTTCTCTGTCAGAATCTGTAGATCAAGTCCAGGTCTTAAACTCTGAGCTTCTGAAGATGCGCCCTTCTTCAGCACAAGTGATACCGACCTCAGGTTATGAGCCAGCAGGGAAGCTTCAACTCTCAACCCCAACAAGAGAAGTCCAGGTACAAACATCTGACCTGGAACTACTGAAGAAGCTCTCTTCTTCATCTCTGATTGAGCCCCAGGGAAGGACTTCAGTCACTGATCTGCATAAGTATTCTTCCTTGTCTCTGGTTGAGACCATGGATGGAAATCAGGAGGAGGTGATAGAAGGAAGGGATTATCTTATTACACCTCAAATAATGGAAGCTCAGATCCGCAAGTGGTACCATGAATTTCCTGAAGTGCAAATAGCCTCTCAGGCACCAGTCCAAAGGGAGCCTCTTGTATCACTGACAGTTGACAGTGAGGTACAAACATCTTCTGTTGAAATACCCCAGGGAAATAAGTGGCGGGCATCACGCCTTCAAGCTGATGCTGAGCTGCAGACCTCTGAGCATGAGCTAGCAGTGGGAGAAGGGGAACCTTGCCATCAATCATGGAATGACACCCAGACACAAACATCCTTGCTTGAAATATGGCAAGCAAGAGGTGCAGCTGATGCCCAAATACAGACTGCGGACTTTGATTTAGCCAGAACAGAAACAGAGGTCCCTCCTCCCTTAGTAATTGACAGTCAGGTGCAAACGTCATCATTTGACATTTCGAAGGCAGAAGAAAGAGCTGATGTTCAAACACAGACCTCAGTAACAGAGTTGCCAAAGCAGGTGACTGAGTCTCCTCCAACAGAACAAATTGAGAGACAGGCACAGACCTCGTTTCTTGAAATATGGAAAGCAAAAGAGCCAGACGAAGTGCAGGAGAAGAAATCTGAATTCCTGGTGCGAAAGGAAGAGAATTCTCCATTACACACAGATGTGGAGGTACAAACATCTGTGCCAGATATGTGgagggaaaaagaaaaagctgACAGACAAGCACAAACTTCCCTACTTGAGATTCCAGCTGCACAAGAAGAGCTTCCTCAGTCATCACAAACTGATGCTGTGGTACAAACCTCAGATGTTGAAATTCCTACGGGAAGCACATGGCGTGCATCACGCTTGCACACTGACGTTCAGCTGCAGACCTCAATGCTGGATATGAAAGAGGCAGAATTAGAGTCTCCTCCACCATCACAAATGGATTCCCAGGTGCAAACCTCTCTCCTTGACATATGGAGGACAAAAGATCTCCGGGATTCCCGGGCACAGACCTCTCAGACAGACGTGGAAATATCCTTGGAAGagcctcctctgcccccacagccTGAAGATGTTGTGCAGTTCCCCACACTAGAGACCGATAAGACTCCACCTCCCTCTCAACTTGACTCTGAGGCGCAAACCTCCTTCCCTGACATATGGAAGGCAAAGGAAGTAAGCGATTCCCTGGCACAGACCTCTGAGATGGACATGTCAGAATCCTTGGAAGAACCTCCTCTCCCATCTCAATCTGAAAACGTCGTTCAGTTACCCACACCGGAGACAACCAAGTCTCCTCCCCCATCTCAACCTGAAACTGAGGCACAAACCTCCTTCATTGACATATGGAAGGCAAAAGAACTAGGTAATGCCCAGATACAGACATCTCAGATGGATTTGCCAAAATCCATGGAAGACCCTCTTCTCCAATCACGACCTGAAAGTCCAGTGCAAATAGCCACCCCTGAATCTCAACCCCCCGAACAACTCAACCCTGAGAAGCAAACCTCCTTGCTTGAAATGTGGAAAGAAAGGGAGCCAATGGAAAGCTTTGAATTGCCGAAGTCAAGCCCGTCGCCAACTGGTACCAGGGCCCAATCCTCACAACTGGATCTGCAGACCCTGGATGCGCCACCCAGTGCCCAGATGCTGTCTTCCAAGACCGATTTGGCTAGTGCCACTCCTGAATCTACCGTCCCTGCCAGCCCAGTGTGCCTGCCAACATCTGCCAGTGTGGAAGCTGCGCTCCCTGCACAGACTCAGGAACCAATATCCCTGCTTGAAGTGTGGTCCTCTAGACAAGAAGCAGAAGTACAAAAGCAAACTGCTGATCTTGGCTTGCCCTTTGATGAAGATTCGCCTTTATTTCCAATGCTATTGGAAAGCCAAGAGGAGAAGCGACCAGAACAAATGTCCAGCGTGGAGAAGAAGCCCAAACCTCCCCTATTTACTGAAGCACAGGTACAAACTTCCTTTGTTGAAATACCCAAGGGCAAGAAATGGCGCACATCTCGCCTGTGTACAGAAGCTCAGGTGCAAACCTCATTTCCTGATCTCCGTGTGAAGGACAGGATACCAGCCTTACAGAAGATGGTCAGTGATCATGTGCCATCCAGAAG GGTCCCCAAAGGACCAAAGCGAGCAGCCCCAGTCTCAGTGCACTTACATGTGAAGATGTCTCCGAAGCGCCGAACTAGCATtgaaaaaaaatag